One window of the Dethiosulfovibrio russensis genome contains the following:
- a CDS encoding ribonuclease HII — MTLSPVFAGVDEAGRGPMAGPVVAAAAILTEEQSERLVSAGLRDSKKMTPLRREKVFSLMGELGVIWAAQAASVERIDKINILRATLWAMRRSVERLPSRLFDGVLVDGDKEIPDLVWPQRVCPHGDDVYPQISAASVVAKVLRDRAMVALDRLYPDYGFASHKGYGTKAHRNALEAMGPSPIHRKSFHWRGPA, encoded by the coding sequence ATGACCCTTTCCCCTGTCTTTGCCGGTGTGGACGAGGCGGGGAGAGGCCCCATGGCGGGACCGGTGGTAGCGGCGGCTGCAATATTGACCGAGGAACAGTCGGAGAGGCTCGTATCCGCCGGTCTCAGGGACTCAAAAAAGATGACCCCTCTGAGAAGGGAGAAGGTTTTTTCTTTGATGGGGGAGCTCGGTGTGATCTGGGCCGCTCAGGCGGCATCGGTCGAACGGATAGACAAGATAAACATACTACGAGCTACTTTGTGGGCCATGAGACGTTCGGTAGAAAGGCTTCCTTCCCGTCTGTTTGACGGCGTTTTGGTGGACGGAGACAAAGAGATCCCCGATCTTGTATGGCCTCAGAGAGTCTGTCCCCACGGAGACGACGTATATCCTCAGATCTCCGCCGCATCAGTGGTCGCCAAGGTGCTGAGGGACAGGGCTATGGTCGCCTTGGATCGTCTGTATCCCGACTACGGTTTCGCGTCCCACAAAGGATACGGGACCAAGGCTCATCGGAATGCCCTTGAGGCGATGGGGCCGTCGCCGATTCACAGAAAAAGCTTTCACTGGAGAGGTCCGGCATGA